A stretch of Stigmatopora argus isolate UIUO_Sarg chromosome 22, RoL_Sarg_1.0, whole genome shotgun sequence DNA encodes these proteins:
- the csf1rb gene encoding macrophage colony-stimulating factor 1 receptor 2 isoform X2 — protein MKMFLLSLLLMSIISAEEIPPPSIRLNSDPAQNRSEAVLTAGSNFRLSCHGNATLTWSSTAIKRGSEVRGDTLEIFKADPRHTGTYKCAYANSTLKHLHATVHLYIKDTSVVFVSPRKTPSVSEGDDFLFRCLLTDPSFTNLTLRLVQDRNERPGLRLPPGMTVSVDPHAGVIIHKLDRKFNGRYVCTAQKNDTVATSSPLDLKVMPRLSRPQVLVNQRHFLRTMGESFAVTCVTSNPSMVLTISWTYPDIEAPNMTGTSQYSNGFYKNSTLSIATVGPQHSGRYTCTARNKAGKATATATLRVIDAPFVTAFLQRRTSPQSEANVSAGGSEEFGQRNGSHVLATDDWMVLVNVSVNPMGVQDVIRNSTVDVLEGGDVTLSVVLEAYPPISSLEWMSPHRVSVKTWNCTTDGYRCQASLALYRVRDEEKGLYTLRYANARVSGSFNFDLKVLRAPRGVITLENGTLICTSSGFPPPNVSWSQCSGLVDTCGDVSISRLENVTSQEGLKKRLAVPETLVEDITIECVSVNSVGRSRDVFFLPGSAARSLWTAPMLAASAGATMLLLLVIALIFRIRRQPKYEIRWKIIESFHGNNYTFIDPGLLPYNNLKWEFPRDKLRLGGVLGSGAFGKVVEATAYGLGSQDETRVAVKMLKPSAHSEEHEALMCELKILSYLGYHDNIVNLLGACTQGGPMLMITEYCFHGDLLNFLRTHAHHFAAAILSLELAEHDIKYLNIRHRSDSGISCCSEYQEMHPMLSPSGSQLSECLAMSDLMRFSYQVAQGLDFLSTRNCIHRDVAARNVLLSDSHIAKICDFGLARDIRNDDSYIVQGNARLPVKWMSPESIFQCVYTVQSDVWSYGVLLWEIFSLGKSPYPNVAVDTKFYKMIKDGCHMERPDFAPPQMYQLMTSCWSLEPTERPTFKTICRLIERLFPSVGKAGQSQQPIYKNIDERGEHEESEEEEGVGGDSFKGEEPDNGEEDESIKMTKMKNIYQLS, from the exons ATGAAGATGTTTTTGTTATCTTTGCTCCTGATGTCTATCATCTCAGCAGAAG AAATTCCACCGCCATCCATTCGTCTGAACTCAGACCCAGCGCAGAACAGGTCCGAGGCGGTTTTGACCGCTGGCTCTAATTTCCGTCTCAGCTGTCATGGCAACGCGACGTTGACTTGGTCCAGTACGGCGATCAAGCGAGGATCGGAGGTGCGAGGTGACACACTGGAGATCTTTAAAGCGGACCCCAGACACACGGGAACATACAAGTGTGCGTACGCCAACAGCACCCTGAAACACCTTCATGCCACGGTGCACCTCTACATCAAGG ACACATCCGTGGTTTTCGTTTCGCCACGCAAGACTCCCAGCGTCAGTGAGGGTGACGACTTCTTGTTCCGATGTCTACTGACCGACCCTTCTTTCACCAACCTGACGCTCCGATTGGTTCAGGACCGGAATGAGAGACCCGGTCTTCGTTTACCCCCGGGCATGACTGTGAGCGTGGATCCTCACGCGGGAGTCATCATACACAAACTGGACAGGAAGTTCAACGGACGCTATGTCTGCACTGCACAGAAAAACGATACAGTGGCCACATCGAGCCCTCTAGACCTCAAAGTCATGCCAA GACTGAGTCGACCTCAAGTGTTGGTAAATCAGCGTCATTTTTTACGCACAATGGGAGAAAGCTTTGCAGTAACATGTGTAACCAGTAACCCCTCCATGGTCTTAACCATCTCATGGACATACCCTGACATTGAG GCTCCAAATATGACGGGCACTTCTCAATATAGCAACGGGTTTTACAAGAACAGCACACTGAGCATCGCCACCGTTGGTCCGCAACACAGTGGACGATACACGTGTACGGCGAGAAACAAGGCCGGCAAAGCCACAGCGACAGCCACATTGCGTGTCATTG ACGCTCCCTTTGTGACCGCTTTTCTGCAACGCCGTACTAGCCCTCAAAGTGAGGCTAACGTGAGCGCCGGTGGAAGTGAGGAGTTTGGACAGCGAAACGGCAGCCATGTTTTAGCGACAGACGACTGGATGGTGCTGGTTAATGTTAGCGTCAACCCAATGGGGGTTCAAGATGTTATCAGAAACAGCACGGTTGACGTGCTCGAAGGCGGAGACGTTACGTTGAGTGTGGTTTTGGAAGCTTACCCGCCAATCAGCAGCCTCGAATGGATGTCACCTCACCGCGTCTCGGTAAAGACGTGGAACTGCACGACAGATGGTTACAG ATGTCAAGCGAGCCTGGCTCTGTACCGAGTGCGTGACGAGGAGAAAGGTCTTTACACGCTACGCTACGCCAACGCCCGAGTCAGTGGCTCCTTCAACTTTGACCTGAAAGTTCTTC GCGCCCCGAGGGGTGTCATCACCTTGGAGAACGGTACTCTGATCTGCACCAGTTCAGGTTTTCCCCCGCCCAATGTTTCGTGGTCACAATGCAGTGGTCTTGTCGACAC GTGTGGCGACGTCTCAATCTCCAGACTTGAGAATGTCACCTCACAGGAGGGGCTGAAGAAACGCTTGGCAGTCCCAGAGACTCTGGTTGAAGACATCACCATCGAGTGTGTGTCGGTGAACAGCGTGGGACGCTCGCGGGACGTCTTCTTCCTGC CAGGTTCAGCTGCTAGAAGCCTGTGGACGGCGCCCATGCTAGCCGCCTCCGCGGGGGCGACCATGCTCCTCCTACTTGTTATCGCCCTCATTTTCCGGATCAGACGG CAACCAAAGTACGAAATTCGTTGGAAGATCATAGAAAGCTTTCACGGAAACAACTACACCTTCATAGACCCCGGCCTGCTGCCTTACAACAACCTCAAGTGGGAGTTTCCCCGGGACAAGCTGCGTCTAG GAGGCGTGTTGGGTTCGGGGGCATTCGGGAAAGTCGTGGAGGCCACGGCATACGGCCTAGGAAGTCAGGATGAAACACGGGTTGCTGTCAAAATGCTGAAAC CGAGCGCTCACTCTGAAGAGCATGAGGCTCTGATGTGTGAGCTGAAGATTCTCAGTTATCTTGGTTACCACGACAACATTGTCAACCTGCTGGGAGCCTGTACTCAAGGAG GGCCCATGTTGATGATCACCGAATACTGTTTCCACGGAGACCTGCTCAACTTTCTGCGCACGCACGCCCATCATTTTGCAGCGGCTATTTTGAGTCTGGAGCTGGCAGAACACGATATCAAGTATTTGAACATCAGACACAGGAG TGACAGCGGGATCTCGTGTTGTTCGGAATATCAGGAAATGCATCCGATGCTTTCCCCCTCAG GTTCGCAGCTAAGCGAGTGTTTGGCAATGAGTGACCTGATGAGATTTTCATACCAGGTGGCTCAAGGTTTGGACTTCCTGTCAACACGAAAT TGTATCCACAGAGATGTGGCGGCGAGGAACGTGTTGTTGAGTGACAGCCACATTGCCAAAATCTGCGACTTTGGTTTGGCCAGAGACATACGCAATGACGACAGCTACATCGTACAAGGAAAT GCACGCTTGCCCGTCAAGTGGATGTCTCCCGAGAGCATCTTCCAATGCGTGTACACGGTGCAGAGTGATGTTTGGTCCTACGGTGTCCTGCTGTGGGAAATCTTCTCCCTTG GGAAGAGTCCGTACCCCAACGTCGCCGTAGATACCAAATTCTACAAGATGATCAAAGATGGCTGCCACATGGAGCGACCCGACTTTGCTCCGCCGCAAAT GTATCAGCTGATGACGTCGTGTTGGAGTTTGGAGCCGACCGAAAGGCCGACATTCAAGACGATTTGTCGGCTGATCGAACGACTCTTCCCCTCGGTTGGCAAGGCGGGGCAGAGCCAGCAA CCGATCTACAAAAACATTGACGAGCGCGGCGAACACGAAGAAAGCGAAGAAGAGGAGGGCGTGGGTGGAGACTCGTTCAAGGGGGAGGAGCCAG ACAATGGTGAGGAAGATGAGTCAATAAAGATGACAAAGATGAAGAACATTTACCAACTCTCATGA
- the csf1rb gene encoding macrophage colony-stimulating factor 1 receptor 2 isoform X1, with amino-acid sequence MKMFLLSLLLMSIISAEEIPPPSIRLNSDPAQNRSEAVLTAGSNFRLSCHGNATLTWSSTAIKRGSEVRGDTLEIFKADPRHTGTYKCAYANSTLKHLHATVHLYIKDTSVVFVSPRKTPSVSEGDDFLFRCLLTDPSFTNLTLRLVQDRNERPGLRLPPGMTVSVDPHAGVIIHKLDRKFNGRYVCTAQKNDTVATSSPLDLKVMPRLSRPQVLVNQRHFLRTMGESFAVTCVTSNPSMVLTISWTYPDIEFNGCPQAPNMTGTSQYSNGFYKNSTLSIATVGPQHSGRYTCTARNKAGKATATATLRVIDAPFVTAFLQRRTSPQSEANVSAGGSEEFGQRNGSHVLATDDWMVLVNVSVNPMGVQDVIRNSTVDVLEGGDVTLSVVLEAYPPISSLEWMSPHRVSVKTWNCTTDGYRCQASLALYRVRDEEKGLYTLRYANARVSGSFNFDLKVLRAPRGVITLENGTLICTSSGFPPPNVSWSQCSGLVDTCGDVSISRLENVTSQEGLKKRLAVPETLVEDITIECVSVNSVGRSRDVFFLPGSAARSLWTAPMLAASAGATMLLLLVIALIFRIRRQPKYEIRWKIIESFHGNNYTFIDPGLLPYNNLKWEFPRDKLRLGGVLGSGAFGKVVEATAYGLGSQDETRVAVKMLKPSAHSEEHEALMCELKILSYLGYHDNIVNLLGACTQGGPMLMITEYCFHGDLLNFLRTHAHHFAAAILSLELAEHDIKYLNIRHRSDSGISCCSEYQEMHPMLSPSGSQLSECLAMSDLMRFSYQVAQGLDFLSTRNCIHRDVAARNVLLSDSHIAKICDFGLARDIRNDDSYIVQGNARLPVKWMSPESIFQCVYTVQSDVWSYGVLLWEIFSLGKSPYPNVAVDTKFYKMIKDGCHMERPDFAPPQMYQLMTSCWSLEPTERPTFKTICRLIERLFPSVGKAGQSQQPIYKNIDERGEHEESEEEEGVGGDSFKGEEPDNGEEDESIKMTKMKNIYQLS; translated from the exons ATGAAGATGTTTTTGTTATCTTTGCTCCTGATGTCTATCATCTCAGCAGAAG AAATTCCACCGCCATCCATTCGTCTGAACTCAGACCCAGCGCAGAACAGGTCCGAGGCGGTTTTGACCGCTGGCTCTAATTTCCGTCTCAGCTGTCATGGCAACGCGACGTTGACTTGGTCCAGTACGGCGATCAAGCGAGGATCGGAGGTGCGAGGTGACACACTGGAGATCTTTAAAGCGGACCCCAGACACACGGGAACATACAAGTGTGCGTACGCCAACAGCACCCTGAAACACCTTCATGCCACGGTGCACCTCTACATCAAGG ACACATCCGTGGTTTTCGTTTCGCCACGCAAGACTCCCAGCGTCAGTGAGGGTGACGACTTCTTGTTCCGATGTCTACTGACCGACCCTTCTTTCACCAACCTGACGCTCCGATTGGTTCAGGACCGGAATGAGAGACCCGGTCTTCGTTTACCCCCGGGCATGACTGTGAGCGTGGATCCTCACGCGGGAGTCATCATACACAAACTGGACAGGAAGTTCAACGGACGCTATGTCTGCACTGCACAGAAAAACGATACAGTGGCCACATCGAGCCCTCTAGACCTCAAAGTCATGCCAA GACTGAGTCGACCTCAAGTGTTGGTAAATCAGCGTCATTTTTTACGCACAATGGGAGAAAGCTTTGCAGTAACATGTGTAACCAGTAACCCCTCCATGGTCTTAACCATCTCATGGACATACCCTGACATTGAG TTTAACGGCTGCCCCCAGGCTCCAAATATGACGGGCACTTCTCAATATAGCAACGGGTTTTACAAGAACAGCACACTGAGCATCGCCACCGTTGGTCCGCAACACAGTGGACGATACACGTGTACGGCGAGAAACAAGGCCGGCAAAGCCACAGCGACAGCCACATTGCGTGTCATTG ACGCTCCCTTTGTGACCGCTTTTCTGCAACGCCGTACTAGCCCTCAAAGTGAGGCTAACGTGAGCGCCGGTGGAAGTGAGGAGTTTGGACAGCGAAACGGCAGCCATGTTTTAGCGACAGACGACTGGATGGTGCTGGTTAATGTTAGCGTCAACCCAATGGGGGTTCAAGATGTTATCAGAAACAGCACGGTTGACGTGCTCGAAGGCGGAGACGTTACGTTGAGTGTGGTTTTGGAAGCTTACCCGCCAATCAGCAGCCTCGAATGGATGTCACCTCACCGCGTCTCGGTAAAGACGTGGAACTGCACGACAGATGGTTACAG ATGTCAAGCGAGCCTGGCTCTGTACCGAGTGCGTGACGAGGAGAAAGGTCTTTACACGCTACGCTACGCCAACGCCCGAGTCAGTGGCTCCTTCAACTTTGACCTGAAAGTTCTTC GCGCCCCGAGGGGTGTCATCACCTTGGAGAACGGTACTCTGATCTGCACCAGTTCAGGTTTTCCCCCGCCCAATGTTTCGTGGTCACAATGCAGTGGTCTTGTCGACAC GTGTGGCGACGTCTCAATCTCCAGACTTGAGAATGTCACCTCACAGGAGGGGCTGAAGAAACGCTTGGCAGTCCCAGAGACTCTGGTTGAAGACATCACCATCGAGTGTGTGTCGGTGAACAGCGTGGGACGCTCGCGGGACGTCTTCTTCCTGC CAGGTTCAGCTGCTAGAAGCCTGTGGACGGCGCCCATGCTAGCCGCCTCCGCGGGGGCGACCATGCTCCTCCTACTTGTTATCGCCCTCATTTTCCGGATCAGACGG CAACCAAAGTACGAAATTCGTTGGAAGATCATAGAAAGCTTTCACGGAAACAACTACACCTTCATAGACCCCGGCCTGCTGCCTTACAACAACCTCAAGTGGGAGTTTCCCCGGGACAAGCTGCGTCTAG GAGGCGTGTTGGGTTCGGGGGCATTCGGGAAAGTCGTGGAGGCCACGGCATACGGCCTAGGAAGTCAGGATGAAACACGGGTTGCTGTCAAAATGCTGAAAC CGAGCGCTCACTCTGAAGAGCATGAGGCTCTGATGTGTGAGCTGAAGATTCTCAGTTATCTTGGTTACCACGACAACATTGTCAACCTGCTGGGAGCCTGTACTCAAGGAG GGCCCATGTTGATGATCACCGAATACTGTTTCCACGGAGACCTGCTCAACTTTCTGCGCACGCACGCCCATCATTTTGCAGCGGCTATTTTGAGTCTGGAGCTGGCAGAACACGATATCAAGTATTTGAACATCAGACACAGGAG TGACAGCGGGATCTCGTGTTGTTCGGAATATCAGGAAATGCATCCGATGCTTTCCCCCTCAG GTTCGCAGCTAAGCGAGTGTTTGGCAATGAGTGACCTGATGAGATTTTCATACCAGGTGGCTCAAGGTTTGGACTTCCTGTCAACACGAAAT TGTATCCACAGAGATGTGGCGGCGAGGAACGTGTTGTTGAGTGACAGCCACATTGCCAAAATCTGCGACTTTGGTTTGGCCAGAGACATACGCAATGACGACAGCTACATCGTACAAGGAAAT GCACGCTTGCCCGTCAAGTGGATGTCTCCCGAGAGCATCTTCCAATGCGTGTACACGGTGCAGAGTGATGTTTGGTCCTACGGTGTCCTGCTGTGGGAAATCTTCTCCCTTG GGAAGAGTCCGTACCCCAACGTCGCCGTAGATACCAAATTCTACAAGATGATCAAAGATGGCTGCCACATGGAGCGACCCGACTTTGCTCCGCCGCAAAT GTATCAGCTGATGACGTCGTGTTGGAGTTTGGAGCCGACCGAAAGGCCGACATTCAAGACGATTTGTCGGCTGATCGAACGACTCTTCCCCTCGGTTGGCAAGGCGGGGCAGAGCCAGCAA CCGATCTACAAAAACATTGACGAGCGCGGCGAACACGAAGAAAGCGAAGAAGAGGAGGGCGTGGGTGGAGACTCGTTCAAGGGGGAGGAGCCAG ACAATGGTGAGGAAGATGAGTCAATAAAGATGACAAAGATGAAGAACATTTACCAACTCTCATGA
- the csf1rb gene encoding macrophage colony-stimulating factor 1 receptor 2 isoform X3, producing MKMFLLSLLLMSIISAEEIPPPSIRLNSDPAQNRSEAVLTAGSNFRLSCHGNATLTWSSTAIKRGSEVRGDTLEIFKADPRHTGTYKCAYANSTLKHLHATVHLYIKDTSVVFVSPRKTPSVSEGDDFLFRCLLTDPSFTNLTLRLVQDRNERPGLRLPPGMTVSVDPHAGVIIHKLDRKFNGRYVCTAQKNDTVATSSPLDLKVMPRLSRPQVLVNQRHFLRTMGESFAVTCVTSNPSMVLTISWTYPDIEFNGCPQAPNMTGTSQYSNGFYKNSTLSIATVGPQHSGRYTCTARNKAGKATATATLRVIDAPFVTAFLQRRTSPQSEANVSAGGSEEFGQRNGSHVLATDDWMVLVNVSVNPMGVQDVIRNSTVDVLEGGDVTLSVVLEAYPPISSLEWMSPHRVSVKTWNCTTDGYRCQASLALYRVRDEEKGLYTLRYANARVSGSFNFDLKVLRAPRGVITLENGTLICTSSGFPPPNVSWSQCSGLVDTCGDVSISRLENVTSQEGLKKRLAVPETLVEDITIECVSVNSVGRSRDVFFLPGSAARSLWTAPMLAASAGATMLLLLVIALIFRIRRQPKYEIRWKIIESFHGNNYTFIDPGLLPYNNLKWEFPRDKLRLGGVLGSGAFGKVVEATAYGLGSQDETRVAVKMLKPSAHSEEHEALMCELKILSYLGYHDNIVNLLGACTQGGPMLMITEYCFHGDLLNFLRTHAHHFAAAILSLELAEHDIKYLNIRHRSDSGISCCSEYQEMHPMLSPSGSQLSECLAMSDLMRFSYQVAQVYPQRCGGEERVVE from the exons ATGAAGATGTTTTTGTTATCTTTGCTCCTGATGTCTATCATCTCAGCAGAAG AAATTCCACCGCCATCCATTCGTCTGAACTCAGACCCAGCGCAGAACAGGTCCGAGGCGGTTTTGACCGCTGGCTCTAATTTCCGTCTCAGCTGTCATGGCAACGCGACGTTGACTTGGTCCAGTACGGCGATCAAGCGAGGATCGGAGGTGCGAGGTGACACACTGGAGATCTTTAAAGCGGACCCCAGACACACGGGAACATACAAGTGTGCGTACGCCAACAGCACCCTGAAACACCTTCATGCCACGGTGCACCTCTACATCAAGG ACACATCCGTGGTTTTCGTTTCGCCACGCAAGACTCCCAGCGTCAGTGAGGGTGACGACTTCTTGTTCCGATGTCTACTGACCGACCCTTCTTTCACCAACCTGACGCTCCGATTGGTTCAGGACCGGAATGAGAGACCCGGTCTTCGTTTACCCCCGGGCATGACTGTGAGCGTGGATCCTCACGCGGGAGTCATCATACACAAACTGGACAGGAAGTTCAACGGACGCTATGTCTGCACTGCACAGAAAAACGATACAGTGGCCACATCGAGCCCTCTAGACCTCAAAGTCATGCCAA GACTGAGTCGACCTCAAGTGTTGGTAAATCAGCGTCATTTTTTACGCACAATGGGAGAAAGCTTTGCAGTAACATGTGTAACCAGTAACCCCTCCATGGTCTTAACCATCTCATGGACATACCCTGACATTGAG TTTAACGGCTGCCCCCAGGCTCCAAATATGACGGGCACTTCTCAATATAGCAACGGGTTTTACAAGAACAGCACACTGAGCATCGCCACCGTTGGTCCGCAACACAGTGGACGATACACGTGTACGGCGAGAAACAAGGCCGGCAAAGCCACAGCGACAGCCACATTGCGTGTCATTG ACGCTCCCTTTGTGACCGCTTTTCTGCAACGCCGTACTAGCCCTCAAAGTGAGGCTAACGTGAGCGCCGGTGGAAGTGAGGAGTTTGGACAGCGAAACGGCAGCCATGTTTTAGCGACAGACGACTGGATGGTGCTGGTTAATGTTAGCGTCAACCCAATGGGGGTTCAAGATGTTATCAGAAACAGCACGGTTGACGTGCTCGAAGGCGGAGACGTTACGTTGAGTGTGGTTTTGGAAGCTTACCCGCCAATCAGCAGCCTCGAATGGATGTCACCTCACCGCGTCTCGGTAAAGACGTGGAACTGCACGACAGATGGTTACAG ATGTCAAGCGAGCCTGGCTCTGTACCGAGTGCGTGACGAGGAGAAAGGTCTTTACACGCTACGCTACGCCAACGCCCGAGTCAGTGGCTCCTTCAACTTTGACCTGAAAGTTCTTC GCGCCCCGAGGGGTGTCATCACCTTGGAGAACGGTACTCTGATCTGCACCAGTTCAGGTTTTCCCCCGCCCAATGTTTCGTGGTCACAATGCAGTGGTCTTGTCGACAC GTGTGGCGACGTCTCAATCTCCAGACTTGAGAATGTCACCTCACAGGAGGGGCTGAAGAAACGCTTGGCAGTCCCAGAGACTCTGGTTGAAGACATCACCATCGAGTGTGTGTCGGTGAACAGCGTGGGACGCTCGCGGGACGTCTTCTTCCTGC CAGGTTCAGCTGCTAGAAGCCTGTGGACGGCGCCCATGCTAGCCGCCTCCGCGGGGGCGACCATGCTCCTCCTACTTGTTATCGCCCTCATTTTCCGGATCAGACGG CAACCAAAGTACGAAATTCGTTGGAAGATCATAGAAAGCTTTCACGGAAACAACTACACCTTCATAGACCCCGGCCTGCTGCCTTACAACAACCTCAAGTGGGAGTTTCCCCGGGACAAGCTGCGTCTAG GAGGCGTGTTGGGTTCGGGGGCATTCGGGAAAGTCGTGGAGGCCACGGCATACGGCCTAGGAAGTCAGGATGAAACACGGGTTGCTGTCAAAATGCTGAAAC CGAGCGCTCACTCTGAAGAGCATGAGGCTCTGATGTGTGAGCTGAAGATTCTCAGTTATCTTGGTTACCACGACAACATTGTCAACCTGCTGGGAGCCTGTACTCAAGGAG GGCCCATGTTGATGATCACCGAATACTGTTTCCACGGAGACCTGCTCAACTTTCTGCGCACGCACGCCCATCATTTTGCAGCGGCTATTTTGAGTCTGGAGCTGGCAGAACACGATATCAAGTATTTGAACATCAGACACAGGAG TGACAGCGGGATCTCGTGTTGTTCGGAATATCAGGAAATGCATCCGATGCTTTCCCCCTCAG GTTCGCAGCTAAGCGAGTGTTTGGCAATGAGTGACCTGATGAGATTTTCATACCAGGTGGCTCAAG TGTATCCACAGAGATGTGGCGGCGAGGAACGTGTTGTTGAGTGA